GGGAGATGGGGAGGTGGGGGGAAAAGAGTGCTGTTGCGCGGTTCTTCTGCGAAGCAGTGTGCTGAGTTGATAGTTATCAAGTTTTCCTGTTTCTTTTTCTCCCAACTCCCAACTCCCTTCTTCCCTAACCCCCAACTCCCAACTCCCAATTCCCTTCTTCCCCAGCCCCTAACTCCCAACTCCCAATTCCCTTCTTCCCCCCACCCTCCTAAATGTCTACTCCACACATAAAGCGCTATCCGTTTCGTTTTCGGTCGATTCGTACTCGGATTATGAGCGCGACTACACTATTGATTGTGGCAATTGTGGGGAGTTTGGTGTGGACTTGGATTGCAGCCGAACGGGAAGTTTTTAACCAACAGGCGCGAGAAGAGGCGGAGATGCTGGCGGTGGTGATGGCGGATGCTTGGGTGAATGAGTTGTTTACCCAAAACTGGAGTCAGATCCGGGTGGGGATTAATGTGATGATGCAGCGCGATCGCGATTTTGTCTATATCCTGGTTTCGGATGTCCGGGTTGGCAATCAAATTATCGCGGCTTCCCCGGAAGAACTGCAAGGGCGCTATATCCCGGATGTGGTGAACCTGGCGGTGACGCAGGAGGCGCTATCGGTTTTTAATCGTTCTATTGCGACAGAAACTTATCTGTTGCGCGATGTGGAATATCCCCAAGGAACGCTACGGGCGATGCGCGGCGAACCGTTAATTGAAGGGGTGGCAGATATCCGCAATTCAGCGAATCAAAAGATCGGTACAGTGCGCGTTGGAATCTCCCTGAGCCGCCTGCACCAAGCTCGCTTGAGGGCCCTCATGAAGGCGCTAATGGTGGGGTTTGCGAGCCTAGGAGTGGGCTTAGTGGGGGCGTATGTGTTAGCGCAACGGATGAGTCAGCCGGTGAAGCGCTTGCAGGTTAGCGCCCAAAAGATTGCGGCGGGAGATTTGCAGCATCGGGCGCTGGTGAACTGTGAGGATGAGATTGGTAGGTTAGCCGATTCGTTTAATCAAATGTCGGCGTCTTTGCAAGCGTCGTTTACGAAGTTGGAAGGAACGTTACACGCGTTTGAACGGTTTGTTCCCAATAAGTTTCTGAGCGCGATCGCGGCTGATGGGGTGGAAAATATTCAAGTGGGGACGAGTTCGACGCGCACCATTACTATCCTGTTTTGCGATATTCGCGGCTATACTTCGATGTCGGAACAGCTAACCCCCCAGGAGACGTTTAATTTCCTCAATGATTATCTCGCGTGTATGGGGCAGGCAATTGAGCAGGCGGGTGGCTTTATTGATAAGTATATTGGGGATGCGATTATGGCACTGTTTGACAATGACAGTTCGGATTGTGCTGTCTGCGCGGCGTTGGGGATGCGAAAGGCGTTGAAGCAGTTTAACCAGGATCGCCTTCAACGCAGTTTACCAAGAGTGGAAATTGGGATTGGGATTCATCGCGGCGAGGTGGTGATGGGGACGGTGGGGTATACTTCGCGCATCGATTCCACGGTGATTGGCGATGCGGTGAATTTGGCTTCGCGCATTGAGG
The sequence above is drawn from the Desertifilum tharense IPPAS B-1220 genome and encodes:
- a CDS encoding adenylate/guanylate cyclase domain-containing protein translates to MSATTLLIVAIVGSLVWTWIAAEREVFNQQAREEAEMLAVVMADAWVNELFTQNWSQIRVGINVMMQRDRDFVYILVSDVRVGNQIIAASPEELQGRYIPDVVNLAVTQEALSVFNRSIATETYLLRDVEYPQGTLRAMRGEPLIEGVADIRNSANQKIGTVRVGISLSRLHQARLRALMKALMVGFASLGVGLVGAYVLAQRMSQPVKRLQVSAQKIAAGDLQHRALVNCEDEIGRLADSFNQMSASLQASFTKLEGTLHAFERFVPNKFLSAIAADGVENIQVGTSSTRTITILFCDIRGYTSMSEQLTPQETFNFLNDYLACMGQAIEQAGGFIDKYIGDAIMALFDNDSSDCAVCAALGMRKALKQFNQDRLQRSLPRVEIGIGIHRGEVVMGTVGYTSRIDSTVIGDAVNLASRIEGLTKLYGCAILVTNAVVQSLLRPEMFNLRLVDNAVKVKGKEEAIAVYAVTEA